The Deinococcus sedimenti genomic sequence GACGACAAGGTGAGATAACTTGTGCATCTTGGAGTTAAACAGTGTGCTGATAATAATGTGTTTTGCTCCCGCCGATTGAGGGTGCCGAATTAGCGCTCAAAGTCTAAGCCTTGCGTGCGCCCACTCGCGGTGAACTCCACCGTCTGTCCTTCCTGCACGCCGCGCCCCAGCTCGCGCGTCGGCGCTACGATGACCCGGTTTCCGTCCTGCACGGCGGACAGCTCACGCCCCTTCCAGGCCACTTCGCCGGCGTACTGCTGGCCTTTGGTCGTGGTGGCCACGTAGAGCCCATTCCAGTCCTGCCCGCGCTTCTCCAGGGCCTGTTCGGCCTGCTGCAAGGCCCTGACCGCCTGACGGTCGCTGATCTCCAGCAGCATCCGGCGCAGGCCTTCGTTGTCTCCCCGCGCCGATTCGATGCTGACCTGAATCATGCGTGCCTGGCTCACCACGGAGAAGTTCAGCTGGTGGCCCGCTTCCACCCCCAGTTCGCGCATGAACTCGCGTTGCGTGCGGCCGTTGCCTTCACGGAAGGGGTGGGCGGCGTTCATGTCCCCCATCAGCTCAGCGGCCTTCCCCGCGAACTCCGGCCGGGACAGGCCGCGCAGCTGGTTGTCTCGCTCCAGCTGGCGGAAGGTGCCCCGCAGGAAGGGCTCCACCATGGGGCCATCCGCAAAGCGGGTCCCGCCCTTTATCAGCCCTGCAGGAGGCATGAAGCGCTCGCCCTCGATGGTGGTCCACTCCCCGCGTGTCTTCCCCGCCCACT encodes the following:
- a CDS encoding Fic/DOC family protein; this encodes MAADPYLQETGTFKNRLGITDAAELQARETAISTVRLAQMQQLEQPVGRFDLDHLREIHRRAFGDVYEWAGKTRGEWTTIEGERFMPPAGLIKGGTRFADGPMVEPFLRGTFRQLERDNQLRGLSRPEFAGKAAELMGDMNAAHPFREGNGRTQREFMRELGVEAGHQLNFSVVSQARMIQVSIESARGDNEGLRRMLLEISDRQAVRALQQAEQALEKRGQDWNGLYVATTTKGQQYAGEVAWKGRELSAVQDGNRVIVAPTRELGRGVQEGQTVEFTASGRTQGLDFER